The Loxodonta africana isolate mLoxAfr1 chromosome 17, mLoxAfr1.hap2, whole genome shotgun sequence genome contains the following window.
CCCGGCCGGCGCgtggcgggggcggggcctcGGGGACAGGGGCGTCCCCGGCTCCTGCAGCCCTgcccggccccgccccggcccgccgtGCCGCTCTATAAGACCGCGGGGTTGGAGGGTGGCCGGCGGCTAAAGCAGCGGCGCGCGGACCCAGCTGCGGACGGCGCGGGCACGCAGGGCGCAGCGGAGCGGAGCGGAGAGGGAGCAGGAACCCGGAGCAGCCGGCCTCAGCCGGAGCGGTGGCCAGCCCCCGCCGGCACCTTGCAGGACCGTCCGCCACGCGCGCCGGGCCGAGCCGCCCCATGAAGCCGCCCACAGCTCAGGGCAGCCCCGCGGCCGCCGCAGCCGCAGGTGAGTGCGGGGATCTGGGGTCTCCGAAAGCCCCGGCAGCACGGGTGAGGGGCGACGTGGGACGAGAGAAGAGGGAGCCCGTGCCGTCCCTTTACCCCCCAATTCTCACCGCCGGGACCCTGAACCCGGGTGGCCCCGCGTTGGCGGGTTCAGTACCCCCCCCATCCCACCGAGTCTGGGGCCTCATCCCGACACGTAACCGGAGCACCCTGACTCAGTCTGCCCACCGCCGCCGCCGATTCGCACGCGCCCCCGGGGGAGTGAGCGTGGGGACAAGTACCCGACACGCTTGGGAAAGTGTTTGGCTGTGTCAGCGGGGTGACCTTTGGACGGCCACTTCACTGggctcagttttcttatttgtagCATGGGTATGATAATAGAACGCAATTCAGGGAGTGGTTGAGATGAAAACATAACCGGCGGCTACAGCGTGGCTGTTTCTTGGCCGACGCATAGTAAATGTCAGTAATCCTGGCAATGGTGGCGGCCCCCTCCGCTTCCCCTTATCTGAGCCCACCGTCCCGGTCCCCAGCCCCGGCCTTGGACTCGGCGGCCGCCGCGGACCTCACAGACGCACTCTGCGAGTTTGACGCGGTGCTGGCTGACTTCGCGTCGCCCTTCCACGAGCGCCACTTCCACTACGAGGAGCACCTGGAGCGCATGAAGCGGCGCAGCAGCGCCAGCGTCAGCGACAGCAGCGGCTTCAGCGACTCCGAGAGTAAGTACGGGCCCTGTCCACATGGTGCTCAGATTCCCAGCCCACTAACGAGCCCTCCGGCCTCGGGCCTCAGTTTGCTTATCTGCAGACGGAGTGGTG
Protein-coding sequences here:
- the RGCC gene encoding regulator of cell cycle RGCC isoform X2 — encoded protein: MKPPTAQGSPAAAAAAAPALDSAAAADLTDALCEFDAVLADFASPFHERHFHYEEHLERMKRRSSASVSDSSGFSDSESADSLYRNSFSFSDEKLNSPTDSGPALLSPSVTPRKAKLGDTKELEDFIADLDRTLASM
- the RGCC gene encoding regulator of cell cycle RGCC isoform X1; its protein translation is MSVILAMVAAPSASPYLSPPSRSPAPALDSAAAADLTDALCEFDAVLADFASPFHERHFHYEEHLERMKRRSSASVSDSSGFSDSESADSLYRNSFSFSDEKLNSPTDSGPALLSPSVTPRKAKLGDTKELEDFIADLDRTLASM